Proteins co-encoded in one Inmirania thermothiophila genomic window:
- the rplA gene encoding 50S ribosomal protein L1: MARRSKRMRQIRERIDRTRQYPVEEAIQLLKELSSVKFDESVDVAVNLGVDPRKSDQVVRGATVLPHGTGAKVRVAVFAQGAAAEAAREAGADIVGFEDLAERIKGGELDFDVVIATPDAMRVVGQLGKILGPRGLMPNPKVGTVTADVAQAVRNAKAGQVRYRTDKAGIIHCTIGKVSFEPKALKENLEALLGDLQKAKPSAAKGTYMKKITLSTTMGPGLAVDRASLSV, from the coding sequence ATGGCGAGGCGTTCCAAGCGCATGCGGCAGATCCGCGAGCGCATCGACCGCACCCGGCAGTACCCGGTGGAGGAGGCGATCCAGCTCCTCAAGGAGCTCTCCAGCGTCAAGTTCGACGAGTCGGTGGACGTGGCGGTGAACCTCGGAGTGGATCCGCGCAAGTCCGACCAGGTGGTGCGGGGCGCGACGGTGCTGCCCCACGGCACCGGCGCCAAGGTGCGGGTGGCGGTCTTCGCCCAGGGCGCCGCGGCGGAGGCGGCGCGCGAGGCCGGCGCCGACATCGTCGGCTTCGAGGACCTGGCCGAGCGGATCAAGGGCGGGGAGCTCGACTTCGACGTGGTCATCGCCACGCCCGACGCGATGCGCGTGGTGGGTCAGCTCGGCAAGATCCTCGGCCCGCGGGGGCTGATGCCGAACCCCAAGGTCGGCACCGTGACCGCGGACGTGGCCCAGGCGGTGCGCAACGCCAAGGCGGGCCAGGTGCGCTACCGCACCGACAAGGCCGGCATCATCCACTGCACCATCGGCAAGGTCAGCTTCGAGCCGAAGGCGCTGAAGGAGAACCTCGAGGCCCTGCTCGGGGACCTGCAGAAGGCCAAGCCCAGCGCGGCCAAGGGCACCTACATGAAGAAGATCACCCTGTCGACGACGATGGGTCCGGGGCTCGCCGTGGACCGGGCGAGCCTCTCCGTCTGA